The nucleotide window AGTCAGTTACATAACCAAACATTTCAGCCAATGGCACAAATGCTTTGATGGACTGGGAGCCGTTAATTGCTTCCATACCTTCTATGCGTCCACGACGTGAGTTCAAATCGCCAATTACATCGCCCATGTATTCTTCAGGAACAATAACTTCTACTTTCATGTATGGTTCCAAAATTACAGCACCGGCTTTTGCGCAACCAGCTTTAAAGCCCATTGAACCAGCTATTTTAAATGCCATTTCAGAGGAGTCAACATCATGGTAGGAACCTTCAAGTACAGTTACTTTAATGTCCACCATAGGGTAACCCGCTAAAACCCCATTATCCATAGCTTCTTTACAACCAGCTCCGATAGGTGCAATATATTCTCTTGGAATGGAACCGCCGACAACTTTGCTTTCGAAGATGAAACCTTGACCTGGTTCAAGAGGTTCAATTTCCAACCAACAATGACCATATTGTCCACGACCACCAGACTGACGAACAAATTTACCTTCGGATTTAACTTTTTTGCGGATAGTTTCACGATAAGCAACCTGAGGTTTACCTACGCTACAATCCACTTTGAATTCTCTTAGCATCCGGTCAACGATAATTTCTAAATGTAATTCACCAACACCAGCAATAATCGTTTGACCAGTTTCTTGATCTGTATTCACACGGAATGTAGGATCTTCTTCTGCCAAACGTTGTAGTGCAATACCCATTTTTTCTTGGTCAGCTTTGGTCTTAGGCTCAACAGCTACCGAAATAACTGGTTCAGGGAAAACCATGGATTCAAGAATAATTTGGTTTTTGTCATCACATAAAGTATCACCAGTAGTTGTATCTTTAAGTCCTACAGCAGCAGCGATATCGCCTGTGTATACTCTTTCGATTTCTTCACGGTGATTTGCATGCATCTGCAAGATACGTCCAATACGTTCTTTCTTTCCTTTAGTGGAATTATATACATAAGACCCGGAAGAAAGTTCGCCGGAGTATACTCTGAAGAATGCTAACTTACCTACATAAGGGTCAGCCATGATTTTGAAAGCTAAAGCTGAGAATGGTAAGCTGTCATCAGCTGCACGTTCATCTTCTGCTTCTGTATCAGGATTAATCCCTTTAATAGCTGGAACATCAGTAGGTGCCGGCATGTATGCAATAACTGCATCCAATAACGGCTGCACACCTTTGTTCTTATAGGAAGATCCGCATAAAACAGGAGTCATTTTACAAGCAATCGTAGCTTTACGAATACCAGCATAGATCTCTTCTAAAGTAAATTCTTCGCCCTCAAGATATTTCATCATGAGTTCGTCATCACTTTCTGCAACTGCATCTAAAAGACCTTGACGGTATTCAGCCACATGCTCTTGCATGTCTTCTGGAATATCAGCAGCTTCACTAAATTTACCAAGGTCATCTGTATAAACAACCGCTTTCATTTGTACCAAATCAACATACCCTTTGAAGCCATTTTCCAAGCCAATTGGCAGTTGAACTGGCACTGCATTTGCACCTAAACGATTTTTCATCATATCGACAACTCGGTAAAAATCAGCACCTAGAATATCCATTTTATTAACGTATGCCATACGTGGCACACCATATTTATCAGCTTGACGCCAAACAGTTTCTGATTGCGGTTCTACGCCACCTTTAGCGCAAAACACAGCTACAGATCCATCTAACACTCTGAGTGAGCGCTCTACTTCTACAGTAAAGTCCACGTGTCCTGGTGTGTCAATGATGTTAATGCGATGTCCAGACCATTCACAAGTAGTAGCCGCAGAAGTAATTGTAATACCTCGCTCTTGTTCTTGTACCATCCAATCCATTGTCGCAGCGCCTTCATGCACTTCACCGATTTTGTGTACTTTGCCAGTATAAAACAGTATCCGTTCAGTCGTAGTGGTTTTGCCAGCGTCAATATGTGCCATAATACCAATATTACGTGTATTACTTAGCGAGAATTTTCTGGCCACTATCATCACTCCTTACTGTTTAGAAACATTAAAAATTACCAGCGATAATGTGCAAAAGCTTTATTGGCTTCAGCCATTTTATGCGTATCTTCTTTTTTCTTAATTGTAGCACCAGTATTATTGGAAGCATCAATTAATTCAGCAGCAAGTCTTTCACGCATAGTTTTTTCACCGCGTAGTCTTGAGTAATTCACCAACCAGCGAATCCCAAGTGACAAACGACGATCTGCGCGTACTTCGATCGGAACTTGATAGTTAGCACCACCAACACGGCGAGCACGCACTTCCAATACTGGCATAACATTTTTCATTGCTGTTTCAAAAACCTCTAATGGATCTTTGCCGGTTTTTGCACGAATAATATCAAATGCATCATACACAATATTTTCAGCAACACTTTTTTTACCATCTAACATTACTTTATTTACAAATCGAGTAACAATTTTAGAATTGTATACCGGATCTTGCAATACATCGCGTTTTGTAACAGGTCCTTTTCTTGGCATATTATCCCCTCCTTTTCCAGGGTTATCTAATTAAATTTTACTTTTTAGCACGTTTTGTACCGTATTTTGATCTACTTTGGCTACGTTTTTGCACTCCAGCAGTGTCTAATGCACCACGAACAATGTGATAACGTACGCCCGGTAAATCCTTGATTCTACCACCTCTGATAAGCACAACACTATGTTCTTGTAAGTTATGACCGATACCAGGGATATAGGCAGTAACTTCAATACCATTTGTTAAACGTACCCTTGCCACTTTACGAAGTGCAGAGTTTGGTTTCTTAGGAGTAGTTGTATATACTCTTGTACATACACCACGCTTTTGCGGGCTTTCTTTCAAAGCAGGTGCAGTAGATTTTTGTATAAGTGACTCTCTACCTTTACGTACTAATTGATTAATTGTTGGCATTCAATACACCCCCTTCCAAATTATCTTAGATTGATTATATAAAAATTTCACCTCAAGCATTGAGTTTAAGGTAAAACATTTAACATGGTTACATTTTACTTTAAAATGGCTACTGCTGCTGCACCAACTTCGATGCCACAGGTTTTACCAAGTTCAGTCATGGTAAGCGTCATTTCTATTGCTGTTTTTTTTCGAGTACACAACGTTCGTAGAGGTTCTACTAAGCGTTGTTCCGCATCTTGTGCAATATAGACAAGTTGCGCCAAATCCTTTTCAACAGCCTTAGTAACTTGCTTAACACCAACTATCTTTTTTGCAGTTTTTAACATTTCGAGCGACATATTGTTCACTCCCTTACGTAACAAACCAATGCATTTTCTAACTGGCCCTCTAATATATTATCATTATCAAAACACAATGTCAATAAACATCTCTTAATAAATTCTTATTTCATCTATATTTGTGGGCTTTTTTTATGACCACGCATCCGAGTGTGTCATTTTTACCATGTTTTGTAAATTTAGAGATGAAAATATTAGGTTTTCTTATAGCCAAAATTTATTATATCACTTTTTTAAAATTTGTCAAAAAATAATTCATAATCTAGTTAAATCTTATATTCTATGATAATACAGTTAAACATTTCTATTGACTAAAACAGAGAAGAACATTTGACTTATATAAAACCATTATCCTTATTTGAATAAAAAAGGGGAACATGATTTTAAAATCATATTCCCCTTTCTACTACTATACCGTTACATTTTTTGTATGGGTAAGTTTTATGTTTCGATAACGACTCATACCAGTACCTGCTGGTATTAACTTACCGATAATAACATTTTCCTTAAGTCCAAGCAATGGATCAATTTTACCCTTAATTGCAGCTTCCGTAAGTACACGAGTTGTTTCTTGGAAAGATGCTGCGGATAAGAAAGAATCTGTTGCCAAAGAAGCTTTGGTAATACCAAGCAATATAGGACGTGCTACAGATGGTTCGCCGCCTTCTTCAATTGCTTTTGCATTTTCTTCTTCAAAGGTATTCGTATCAATGTATTCACCTGGTAAAAGTTCAGTGTCGCCAGATTCCTCTGTTTTCACCTTGTGGAGCATTTGACGAACAATTACTTCGATATGTTTATCATTGATCTCAACACCCTGGGATTTATATACTTTTTGTACTTCATAAACCAAGTACCTTTGTGTCGCTTGGATTCCGCAGACACGCAAAATGTCATGTGGGTTTACTGAACCCTCGGTGAGGCGGTCACCAGCAATAATCTGCTGTCCATCGCGCACAATAATCCGAGCACCGTAAGGGATAGGATAAACACGTTCTTCGCCCACAGCAGGAACTACTGTAATCTTACGCATGCCTTTTACTTCTTTCACATCAACAGCAGCTACGCCATCGATTTCAGTAATAATAGCTTGACGTTTTGGTTTACGGGCTTCAAACAATTCCTCAACCCTTGGCAAACCTTGGGTAATATCGTCACCAGCAACACCACCAGTATGGAAGGTACGCATAGTAAGCTGTGTACCTGGTTCACCGATAGATTGAGCAGCAATAATACCTACTGCTTCACCTACATCAACAGGATGCCCCGTTGCTAGATTGCGTCCATAACATTTAATACATACTCCAAATTGAGACCTACAAGTAAGTACGGAACGAATGGATACATGCTCACGCACAGCAACGATACGATCTGCCAATGCTTCACTGATGGTATCATTTGTTTTCACAATATATTCGCCCGTTTTAGGATCAATAATATCTTCTGCGACAAAGCGTCCAACAATACGATCTTTCAAGGCTTCGATAACACCAGAGCCTTCAGTGATTGCTTCTACCTCGATACCCCTAATATTATTGTTACGGACCTTCACTTCTCGTACATCACTCACTAAAACTGCCTCAATGGCTTCTTCGGTAAGCGGTGTCTCTGCCGCAACAATTTCAACGCCATTACTATCAGTAATTGCATTTGTCGTGTTTTTACCCAACATTTCACGAACCATAGCATTTTTAAGAAGTTCGCGCATTTTTTCTTCTGGCGCGCCTAACACAATTGTTTCGTTAGAAGCAGATGCATTAATGTCTTCTTCCATAACAGTTGACATGCCACGTAATATAATTTCTGGCACTCCATGTTCACCAATGATACGCAAACTATCATCTGCAAGTATGGTAGTACGAGGAATCAGTATATCCGCAGTTTTAGGATCAAGAACATCTTCCGCTAAAACGCGGCCTAATAGTGTATCTCTCAATACTTCAATCGCACCAGCACTGGATTTTGCCAATCGTGCCCGTTCACGTACCAAATTAATTCCTACAATATCACAGTCTTCTTCGCGAACAATGACATCTTGGGATACGTCAACCAAACGACGTGTCAAATAACCAGAATCGGCTGTTCTAAGTGCTGTATCAGCCAAACCTTTACGAGCACCATGAGTGGAAATAAAGTATTCAAGTACTGTTAAACCCTCACGGAAGTTTGCTTTGATTGGACGGTCAATAATTCGTCCTGATGGATCAGCCATAAGTCCGCGCATACCAGCCAACTGACGAATCTGTTGAATGTTACCACGGGCACCAGAGTTAGCCATCATATAAATTGGATTAAAATTGTCCAAGTTGTTCATCATTGCAGATGTTACATCATCCGTAGCTTTCGTCCATAGTTCAATTGTTTTCTTATATCTTTCATCTTCAGTAATCAAACCACGACGATATTGCTTGTCGACAACATCAACTCTACCTTCGGTAGTACCCAAAATATCCTTCTTTTCAGGAGGAATATTAATATCAGCAATAGCCACTGTCATACCTGCACGACAAGCAAAAGCATAACCGAGTCTTTTCACATTATCAATTACTACGGCTGTTTTGGAATTACCAAATTGTCGATAGGTTTCAGCTACCAATTTACCAAGTTCTTTTTTATCCATCATAATACCTAAATGCCATTCGCCATCTTTTTGGAAGAAATAGCGAACTTCTTCAGGCAAGTTCTCGTTAAATATCAGACGTCCCATAGTAGTAGTTACCAAACCATACTTTGGAAAACGTACTTTAATTATGGCATGAAGAGACAATTCTTTTTGATGATAAGCTAGTAGTGCTTCATTAATGTCACACATTATCTTACCTTCGCCAATATCGCCTTTTTTCTCCATCGTAAGGTAATATGCTCCTAAAACCATATCTTGGGTCGGTGTTACTACCGGTTTACCATCTTTGGTTGATAGGATATTATGAGCAGCTAACATCAACATACGGGCTTCTGATTGCGCTTCCGCAGAAAGTGGTACATGAACCGCCATTTGGTCACCATCAAAATCCGCATTATATGCTGTACATACTAACGGATGAAGTTTTATGGCACGCCCCTCTGACAATACTGGTTCAAATGCCTGAATCCCTAATCTATGTAGGGTAGGAGCACGATTTAAGAGCACTGGGTGTTCTTTAATCACTTCTTCTAATACATCCCAAACTTCTGGGCGCACTCTCTCTACCATACGTTTAGCACTCTTAATATTATGAGCATGACCAGCATTCACTAGTTTTTTCATAACAAAAGGTTTAAACAATTCTAACGCCATTTCTTTCGGCAAACCACACTGATGCAATTTAAGTTCAGGACCAACTACAATAACCGAACGGCCAGAGTAATCTACCCGTTTACCTAATAGATTTTGACGGAAACGACCTTGTTTTCCCTTGAGCATATCGCTTAAGGATTTAAGAGGACGATTGCCAGGACCTGTAACAGGACGTCCGCGACGGCCATTATCAATCAAGGCATCAACGGCTTCTTGCAGCATACGTTTTTCATTACGCACAATAATGTCAGGAGCGCCTAGATCTAGTAGACGCTTTAACCGATTATTGCGGTTAATTACTCTACGGTACAAGTCATTAAGATCGGAAGTCGCAAAACGACCACCATCCAATTGTACCATTGGTCGTAATTCTGGCGGAATAACAGGTACAACATCCATGATCATCCAATCAGGACGGTTACCCGATTTACGAAAAGCCTCTGTAACTTCCAAACGACGAATCGCTCTGATTTTACGTTGACCGCTTACTTCTTTAAGTTCTTGTTTTAACTCTTTGGAGATTTTCTCCAAATCCAATTCTTCAAGAAGCTTTTTAACGGCTTCCGCTCCCATACCAACTTTGAAAGAGTTACCATATTTATCTCGGTAATCTCTGTACTCATTTTCCGTCAACAGTTGACGTTTCATAAGTGGTGTATCACCAGGATCAAGTACGATATAAGAAGCGAAATATAATACTTTTTCTAAAGAACGAGGCGAGATATCTAATATCAGCCCCATACGACTAGGGATACCCTTAAAATACCAAATGTGAGAAACAGGCGCCGCTAATTGGATATGTCCCATACGATCACGTCGCACTTTTGAACGCGTTACTTCTACACCGCAACGATCGCAGACAATACCTTTATAGCGAATTCTTTTGTATTTACCACAATGACATTCCCAATCGCGAGTTGGCCCAAATATTTTTTCACAAAATAAACCTTCACGCTCTGGTTTAAGAGTACGGTAATTTATAGTCTCTGGTTTTTTTACCTCACCAAATGACCATTTGCGGATTTGCTCCGGAGAAGCTAATCCAATCCTCATTGAATCAAAATTGTTTACATCTAACAAAGGGTTATCACTCCCTTACCCAATTACTCAATTTCCTCGTCGTCTATCTCTTCTAGTAAGTCACGCTGTGTTTGTTTTTTATCTTTACCTTTTACCTTTTTAACCGATTTACGGCCTGGTAATTCAAGATCATCCACAATACCACTATCGTCTAAATCAAATTTATCTTCATCCATCTCACCGATTTCAGCAATAATATCTAATTCTTCCTCTAGGGGTTCCATTTCATCAGTACCTTCGAATTCATCCAAAACATCCGGCTCTAACTCAGCCTTAGTGCGGGTATGTGCTTCATCAGGAGGCACTGCCACAGCCGACGGAGAGCCAATATTTAGCTCAAGTTCCTTAGCCACTTGATGAATATCTTCATCTATGTCATCAATCATGATTTCCTGGGCGTCTTCATTTAAAATTTTAACATCGAGACCGATACTTTGCAGTTCTTTTATCAAAACCTTAAAGGATTCAGGCACTCCAGGTTCAGGTATGTTTTCACCCTTAACAATCGCTTCATAGGTTTTCACACGCCCGACCACATCATCGGATTTTACAGTTAAGAGTTCTTGTAATGTATAGGCAGCACCATATGCTTCCAAAGCCCATACTTCCATTTCCCCGAAACGTTGACCGCCAAATTGGGCTTTACCACCCAAAGGCTGTTGGGTAACCAAAGAGTAAGGACCAGTAGAACGAGCATGAATCTTGTCATCAACCAAATGGGCCAATTTCAACATGTATACCCAACCTACAGTAACACGATTGTCAAAGGCTTCCCCTGTACGTCCATCATAAAGGACCGTTTTACCATCCTCAGAAAGACCAGCTGCCTTAAGTGTTCTAAAGACCTCTTCCTCATGAGCCCCATCAAATACTGGAGTTGCTAGATTAATACCAGCAATACCAGGTTTAGGCAGACCATGTTTATCAACATCATAGCCTACTTCTTTAAGTCTGTCTGCAACACCTGGAGAGTTCGTTCTAATTTGCATACCAAAAGCTGCAGCAGCCATTCCCAAGTGGGTTTCAAGTACCTGTCCGATATTCATACGGGACGGTACACCCAAAGGATTTAGTACAATTTGTACTGGGGTACCATCTGGTAAGAAAGGCATATCTTCTTCACGCATAATACGTGAAACAACCCCTTTATTACCATGACGACCAGCCATTTTGTCACCTTCAGAAATTTTACGTTTTTGGGCAATGTATACACGTACTAAGAAGTTCACGCCTGGTGGTAATTCATCGCCATTTTCTCGGCTAAAGACTTTAACGTCAACAATCTTACCAGCCTCACCGTGTGGAACCCTAAGTGACGTGTCACGAACTTCGCGGGCTTTCTCACCAAAAATGGCTCGAAGCAAGCGTTCCTCTGCGGTAAGTTCTGTCTCGCCTTTTGGAGTAACCTTACCTACTAGAATATCCCCCGGACGTACTTCTGCACCAATACGAATAATACCGCGATCATCAAGATCTTTCAGTACTTCTTCCGCCACGTTTGGAATATCTCGAGTAATCTCCTCTGGGCCTAGTTTTGTATCTCTGGCATCACATTCATATTCTTCAATATGTATGGAGGTATATATATCATCTTTTACAATTTTTTCACTTAGTAAAATCGCATCTTCATAGTTATAACCTTCCCACGGCATGAAAGCCACCAGGACATTAAAACCTAATGCTAATTCACCTTGATCAGTAGCAGGCCCATCAACCAATACCTGGCCTTTTTCTACCTGCTCACCTTTGTAAACGATTGGTTTTTGATTGATGCATGTTCCTTGATTGGAACGCAAATATTTAAGTAATTTATAGTTATCCAACGTACCACGTTCTGTACGTACCCTTATTTCGGTAGCAGTAACCTTTTCAACTACACCAGCATTCTTTGCTAGAATCAAAACACCAGAATCGCGGGCGGCTTTATATTCCATCCCAGTTCCAATAAGTGGTGCCTGTGTTCGTAAGAGCGGCACTGCTTGACGTTGCATGTTCGCACCCATTAAGGCACGATTCGCATCATCGTTTTCCAAAAATGGAATCATAGCCGTAGCAATGGATACAACTTGCTTCGGAGATACATCCATATAGTCAACTTTTTCAGCTGGAATGACTAATATTTCGTGCCTATGACGTACCGTAACCCTAGGTTCAACAAACCAGTTATTTTCTCCTAATGGTTCATTCGCCTGAGCACATACTACTTCATCTTCCTCGTCAGCTGTCAAATAACGAACTTCTTCTGTCACAATAAGGTTATCTTTATCAATTTTCCGATAAGGAGTTTCAATAAAGCCAAACTCATTAATACGTCCAAAAGTTGATAGAGAACCAATCAAACCGATATTCGGACCTTCTGGCGTTTCAATAGGGCACATACGTCCATAGTGAGAATGATGTACGTCACGTACTTCAAAGCCAGCGCGTTCACGACTGAGTCCACCAGGTCCCAAGGCGCTTAAGCGACGTTTATGTGTCAACTCTGCCAATGGATTGGTTTGATCCATAAACTGAGACAACTGACTAGAACCAAAGAATTCTTTGATTGCAGCCACGACAGGGCGAATATTAATTAAAGCTTGAGGAGTAATTACATCCACATCCTGAATGGTCATACGTTCTTTTACTACCCGTTCCATACGAGATAGACCAATACGGAATTGATTTTGAAGAAGTTCACCTACAGAACGTAAACGTCGATTACCTAGATGATCGATATCATCCACATTGCCAAAACCATCCATCAAGTTTAAAAGATAGTTAACCGAGGCTAAAATATCTTCCCTTGTAATAGTCCGGTGATTATAAGGCAAAGTAGGGTTACACAGCATTTTAACTGGTGAACCATCTTTTAATTTAACTTTTACTTCAATTAAGGCATCAGTTGCAAACACACCACTTTGCTCAATATGGTCAAGTACTTTCTCATCCACGATCGTATCTGCAGCAACGATTACTTCACCCGTTTCAGCATTTGCGATTGGTTGATAAAGCGTCTTACCCATTAGGCGCCTGCGCCAGCCTAATTTTTTGGTTAATTTGTAACGACCTACTGTTGCTAAATCGTAACGCTTAGAATCAAAAAACAAGGATTCCAGTAATTGAGTAGCATTGTCAACTGTCGGTGGCTCACCTGGACGAAGCCTTTTATATATCTCTACTAGGGCTTCTTCTCTAGAGTTGGTGTTATCCCGTTCTAATGTAGCACGGATTCGTACGTCATCATGGAACAGTTCAGCAATAGCAGCATTTGATGCGTAACCTAATGCACGAATTAATACAGTTGCTGGCAGTTTTCTGGTACGGTCAACACGAACAGACATCACATCATTGGCATCTGTCTCTAGTTCTAACCACGCACCACGATTAGGAATCACTGTAGAATTATACAGTTTTTTACCTGTCGCATCGATGGATTCATTGTAGTACGCACCAGGCGAGCGTACTAACTGACTAACAATAACCCGCTCTGCACCATTAATGATAAATGTACCATTTTCGGTCATTAGCGGGAAATCACCCATAAATACTTCTTGTTCTTTAATTTCACCAGTCTCACGATTAATTAATCGAACATTAACACGTAAAGGGGCAGAATAGGTAACGTCCCGCTCTTTACATTCTTCGACGTGATACTTGGCTTCGCCTAATGTAAACTTTTCAAAGGTTAATACTAAATTACCCGTGAAGTCTTGAATTGGCGAAATGTCATGGAAAATCTCTTGTAGCCCTTCCTTCAGAAACCAGTTATACGAATTTTTCTGAATTTCAATCAGATTGGGCATGTCCAGTACTTCTTTAATCTTGGCATAACTATATCTGATTTTTTTGCCAACCGGAACAGGATTAAACATTAAATCCTTCACCCCTTAGCCCAAATTAAACTCTACACCTTAGCAGCATTCTCTTTCATATGTACTAAAAAGCAATTTACAAGATCCTGCAGCTGGTATAAAACCTTTACATAATCCATTATTGCGTGGAACATAATATAATGTAACAATTAAGCAAAATATAATAATTATACAGTGAAAGACGGTAACAAGCAGCACCGATTAATTTAGGGTGGCACCACAATACAAAAAAAGCAAGGTTTCTCCAGTCAAATAAAAGACCTTGCATTTGTCTACATGATGAAACGGAATTCCATCCTCCATATATTACTATTTCCTACCAATCGAAATTTTATACCCACACAATAAAAAAATATTACCCTAAAATAAACATTCTTTGCATTGAACAATGATACCACAATAAGGCTTCTTAGTCAATACTTAGAAAATACTTTTAGTAAAAAAATATAAAGAGCACCACAACGGGTACTCTTTATATTTTTTACTTTAAAATTTAGTAATATAAACTAAATTATAATTACTTAACTTCTACAGTTGCGCCAGCTTCTTCAAGCTTAGCTTTGATTGCGTCAGCATCAGCTTTAGCAATTTTTTCTTTTACTGCTTTAGGAGCGCCATCAACTACTTCTTTCGCTTCTTTCAAGCCAAGGCCTGTGATTTCACGAACAACTTTGATTACGTTGATTTTGCTAGCGCCAGCATTAGCAAGGATAACATCAAATTCAGTTTTTTCTTCAGCAGCAGCACCAGCAGCTACAGGAGCAGCAGCAGCAGCTACAGGAGCAGCAGCGGATACACCAAATTTTTCTTCTAGAGCTTTCACCAATTCGGATAATTCAAGAACACTCATGTTCTCAATAGCTTGCATAATTTCTTGTTGAGTCATTTTAAAAAACCTCCGTTAATTTATAATTTTTTATTTTTTAAGCTGATTCTTTTTGTTTGCGCACAGCTTCAAGCGCATATACGAATTTGCGGATAGAACCTTGAAGTACATTGACGAAACCAGCAATCGGAGATTGCATGCCAGCCAATACTTGGGAAAGAAGAACTTCGCGGGATGGTAGGTTCGCCAAAGCTTTTACGCCTTCAGCATCAATAACCTTACCTTCTAACAAACCAGCTTTAACTTCCAATGCTTTTAATTTATGTTCTTTTACGA belongs to Pelosinus sp. IPA-1 and includes:
- a CDS encoding ribosomal L7Ae/L30e/S12e/Gadd45 family protein; the encoded protein is MSLEMLKTAKKIVGVKQVTKAVEKDLAQLVYIAQDAEQRLVEPLRTLCTRKKTAIEMTLTMTELGKTCGIEVGAAAVAILK
- the rpsG gene encoding 30S ribosomal protein S7 translates to MPRKGPVTKRDVLQDPVYNSKIVTRFVNKVMLDGKKSVAENIVYDAFDIIRAKTGKDPLEVFETAMKNVMPVLEVRARRVGGANYQVPIEVRADRRLSLGIRWLVNYSRLRGEKTMRERLAAELIDASNNTGATIKKKEDTHKMAEANKAFAHYRW
- the rpsL gene encoding 30S ribosomal protein S12, with protein sequence MPTINQLVRKGRESLIQKSTAPALKESPQKRGVCTRVYTTTPKKPNSALRKVARVRLTNGIEVTAYIPGIGHNLQEHSVVLIRGGRIKDLPGVRYHIVRGALDTAGVQKRSQSRSKYGTKRAKK
- the rpoC gene encoding DNA-directed RNA polymerase subunit beta', with product MLDVNNFDSMRIGLASPEQIRKWSFGEVKKPETINYRTLKPEREGLFCEKIFGPTRDWECHCGKYKRIRYKGIVCDRCGVEVTRSKVRRDRMGHIQLAAPVSHIWYFKGIPSRMGLILDISPRSLEKVLYFASYIVLDPGDTPLMKRQLLTENEYRDYRDKYGNSFKVGMGAEAVKKLLEELDLEKISKELKQELKEVSGQRKIRAIRRLEVTEAFRKSGNRPDWMIMDVVPVIPPELRPMVQLDGGRFATSDLNDLYRRVINRNNRLKRLLDLGAPDIIVRNEKRMLQEAVDALIDNGRRGRPVTGPGNRPLKSLSDMLKGKQGRFRQNLLGKRVDYSGRSVIVVGPELKLHQCGLPKEMALELFKPFVMKKLVNAGHAHNIKSAKRMVERVRPEVWDVLEEVIKEHPVLLNRAPTLHRLGIQAFEPVLSEGRAIKLHPLVCTAYNADFDGDQMAVHVPLSAEAQSEARMLMLAAHNILSTKDGKPVVTPTQDMVLGAYYLTMEKKGDIGEGKIMCDINEALLAYHQKELSLHAIIKVRFPKYGLVTTTMGRLIFNENLPEEVRYFFQKDGEWHLGIMMDKKELGKLVAETYRQFGNSKTAVVIDNVKRLGYAFACRAGMTVAIADINIPPEKKDILGTTEGRVDVVDKQYRRGLITEDERYKKTIELWTKATDDVTSAMMNNLDNFNPIYMMANSGARGNIQQIRQLAGMRGLMADPSGRIIDRPIKANFREGLTVLEYFISTHGARKGLADTALRTADSGYLTRRLVDVSQDVIVREEDCDIVGINLVRERARLAKSSAGAIEVLRDTLLGRVLAEDVLDPKTADILIPRTTILADDSLRIIGEHGVPEIILRGMSTVMEEDINASASNETIVLGAPEEKMRELLKNAMVREMLGKNTTNAITDSNGVEIVAAETPLTEEAIEAVLVSDVREVKVRNNNIRGIEVEAITEGSGVIEALKDRIVGRFVAEDIIDPKTGEYIVKTNDTISEALADRIVAVREHVSIRSVLTCRSQFGVCIKCYGRNLATGHPVDVGEAVGIIAAQSIGEPGTQLTMRTFHTGGVAGDDITQGLPRVEELFEARKPKRQAIITEIDGVAAVDVKEVKGMRKITVVPAVGEERVYPIPYGARIIVRDGQQIIAGDRLTEGSVNPHDILRVCGIQATQRYLVYEVQKVYKSQGVEINDKHIEVIVRQMLHKVKTEESGDTELLPGEYIDTNTFEEENAKAIEEGGEPSVARPILLGITKASLATDSFLSAASFQETTRVLTEAAIKGKIDPLLGLKENVIIGKLIPAGTGMSRYRNIKLTHTKNVTV
- the fusA gene encoding elongation factor G, which encodes MARKFSLSNTRNIGIMAHIDAGKTTTTERILFYTGKVHKIGEVHEGAATMDWMVQEQERGITITSAATTCEWSGHRINIIDTPGHVDFTVEVERSLRVLDGSVAVFCAKGGVEPQSETVWRQADKYGVPRMAYVNKMDILGADFYRVVDMMKNRLGANAVPVQLPIGLENGFKGYVDLVQMKAVVYTDDLGKFSEAADIPEDMQEHVAEYRQGLLDAVAESDDELMMKYLEGEEFTLEEIYAGIRKATIACKMTPVLCGSSYKNKGVQPLLDAVIAYMPAPTDVPAIKGINPDTEAEDERAADDSLPFSALAFKIMADPYVGKLAFFRVYSGELSSGSYVYNSTKGKKERIGRILQMHANHREEIERVYTGDIAAAVGLKDTTTGDTLCDDKNQIILESMVFPEPVISVAVEPKTKADQEKMGIALQRLAEEDPTFRVNTDQETGQTIIAGVGELHLEIIVDRMLREFKVDCSVGKPQVAYRETIRKKVKSEGKFVRQSGGRGQYGHCWLEIEPLEPGQGFIFESKVVGGSIPREYIAPIGAGCKEAMDNGVLAGYPMVDIKVTVLEGSYHDVDSSEMAFKIAGSMGFKAGCAKAGAVILEPYMKVEVIVPEEYMGDVIGDLNSRRGRIEGMEAINGSQSIKAFVPLAEMFGYVTDLRSKTQGRGNYSMSFAHYDEVPRSIAEAIIAKVKGV